The following are encoded in a window of Poecile atricapillus isolate bPoeAtr1 chromosome 3, bPoeAtr1.hap1, whole genome shotgun sequence genomic DNA:
- the TCF21 gene encoding transcription factor 21 yields the protein MSTGSLSDVEDLQEVEMLECDGLKMDTNKEFGASTESNEEGSNGENGSPQKGRGASGKRKKAPPKKSPLNGVSQEGKQVQRNAANARERARMRVLSKAFSRLKTTLPWVPPDTKLSKLDTLRLASSYIAHLRQILANDKYENGYIHPVNLTWPFMVAGKPESDLKEVVNTNRLCGPTAS from the exons ATGTCCACTGGGTCCCTCAGTGATGTGGAAGATCTGCAGGAGGTGGAGATGCTGGAGTGCGATGGCCTGAAAATGGATACTAACAAAGAGTTTGGGGCGTCCACCGAGAGCAACGAGGAGGGATCCAATGGCGAGAATGGCTCCCCTCAGAAGGGGAGAGGGGCCTCgggcaagaggaaaaaagctcCCCCCAAGAAGAGCCCTTTAAATGGAGTGAGCCAGGAGGGAAAGCAGGTACAGAGAAATGCTGCCAACGCCAGGGAGAGGGCGAGGATGAGGGTCCTTAGCAAAGCCTTCTCCAGGCTTAAGACCACCCTACCCTGGGTGCCCCCAGACACCAAACTTTCCAAACTGGACACCTTGAGGTTGGCCTCCAGCTACATTGCTCACCTGAGGCAGATCCTGGCCAATGACAAGTATGAGAACGGCTACATCCACCCAGTCAACTTG ACTTGGCCTTTTATGGTAGCCGGCAAACCCGAGAGTGACCTGAAAGAAGTGGTGAACACAAACCGCTTGTGCGGCCCGACGGCATCCTGA